In the Kitasatospora terrestris genome, one interval contains:
- a CDS encoding AraC family transcriptional regulator: protein MLERLNQALDHLEGHLDREVDVAGAARIAAVSEHHFRRLFSTLAGMPLPVYLRRRRMTVAGADVLAGQQTLLDIAVRYGYGSTEAFARAFRSVHGIGPGEARRTGAVLTAQPRMSFRVVIEGSAAMRYRIVEREPFRLLGRKARVPLVHEGVNEAAAAHLEALDGPTIARMKALAGREPEGILSAAVHLTDSREEGAEADYWIGAVTPPGTAAEELDALDVPAGTWAVFDDRGPYPHALQQLWRDVFTQWFPSNPYLSRPGPELLRTHPVETGAETDFQLWIPVERHGHGPSRRA, encoded by the coding sequence GTGCTGGAACGGCTGAACCAGGCACTGGACCACCTGGAGGGCCACCTCGACCGGGAGGTCGACGTGGCCGGGGCGGCGCGCATCGCCGCGGTCTCCGAACACCACTTCCGGCGGCTGTTCTCCACCCTCGCCGGAATGCCGCTCCCGGTCTACCTGCGGCGCCGGCGGATGACCGTCGCCGGGGCCGACGTCCTGGCCGGGCAGCAGACCCTGCTCGACATCGCGGTGCGCTACGGCTACGGCTCGACCGAGGCGTTCGCCCGGGCCTTCCGGTCGGTGCACGGCATCGGACCGGGCGAGGCCCGGCGCACGGGGGCGGTGCTCACCGCGCAGCCGCGGATGTCCTTCCGCGTCGTCATCGAGGGAAGCGCGGCGATGCGCTACCGGATCGTGGAGCGGGAGCCGTTCCGCCTCCTCGGCAGGAAGGCCCGCGTCCCGCTCGTGCACGAAGGGGTCAACGAGGCGGCGGCGGCGCACCTGGAGGCTCTCGACGGACCGACCATCGCGCGGATGAAAGCGCTCGCGGGCCGCGAGCCGGAGGGAATCCTGTCGGCCGCGGTGCACCTCACCGACAGCCGGGAGGAGGGCGCCGAGGCGGACTACTGGATCGGCGCGGTCACCCCTCCCGGGACGGCGGCCGAGGAACTCGACGCCCTCGACGTGCCGGCCGGGACCTGGGCCGTCTTCGACGACCGCGGGCCCTACCCGCACGCCCTCCAGCAGCTGTGGCGGGACGTGTTCACCCAGTGGTTCCCCTCGAACCCGTACCTGAGCCGGCCCGGCCCCGAACTCCTGCGGACACATCCCGTGGAGACCGGCGCGGAGACCGACTTCCAACTCTGGATCCCGGTCGAGCGCCACGGCCACGGCCCCTCCCGGCGGGCCTAG
- a CDS encoding ABC transporter substrate-binding protein, which yields MSARTSRRPARTAAMCALLVAATAGLSACGGLTPGGTGTSAAPTGPVSTALPTGNATLTVVSSENSGTTKALAEAFHAKHPNITVDFQYTGEDDYNKSLNLKLSSDQAPDLALLNKLGTTVKANLVRSLDDYAEAYGWDAKYPSTELDQWRATDDGKQLGTGHLWAAPAGFSVVGVYYNKDTAAKLGITPPTTRAEFDAALAKAKAAGELPVQLGNLQGHSSFIVQSVVDATDGAAKTSDWVNGKPGATIKTPGGTDGATTLAGWAKRGYLPESANGTDLTGSVAEFTKGKGLFLFDGSWDAQKIDKAAPGKTGFLTFPGADGKATGIGTSVAYAIPAKAKNPDLAAAFLDFMNTPEAAQIQFDTGFLPVAHADTVKGAEGGVMNEVAKGWAAVNKDNGLVNFFANTDATMGDTLTSQSQQLIGGKIGPEQYLDALQNDWTKGHQ from the coding sequence ATGTCCGCAAGAACCTCCCGCCGACCCGCCCGCACCGCCGCGATGTGCGCCCTGCTCGTCGCCGCCACCGCGGGCCTGAGCGCCTGCGGCGGCCTCACCCCCGGCGGCACCGGCACGAGTGCGGCCCCCACCGGCCCGGTCTCCACCGCCCTGCCGACCGGCAACGCCACGCTGACCGTCGTGAGCTCCGAGAACTCCGGCACCACCAAGGCGCTGGCCGAGGCCTTCCACGCCAAGCACCCGAACATCACGGTCGACTTCCAGTACACGGGCGAGGACGACTACAACAAGAGCCTCAACCTCAAGCTCTCCTCCGACCAGGCCCCCGACCTGGCCCTGCTCAACAAGCTCGGCACCACGGTCAAGGCGAACCTGGTGCGCAGCCTCGACGACTACGCCGAGGCGTACGGCTGGGACGCGAAGTACCCCTCCACCGAACTCGACCAGTGGCGGGCGACCGACGACGGCAAGCAGTTGGGCACCGGGCACCTGTGGGCGGCGCCGGCCGGGTTCTCGGTGGTCGGCGTCTACTACAACAAGGACACCGCGGCGAAGCTCGGCATCACCCCGCCGACCACCCGGGCCGAGTTCGACGCCGCCCTCGCGAAGGCCAAGGCGGCGGGGGAGCTGCCCGTCCAGCTGGGCAACCTGCAGGGCCACTCCTCCTTCATCGTGCAGTCGGTCGTGGACGCCACCGACGGCGCGGCGAAGACCAGCGACTGGGTGAACGGCAAGCCCGGCGCCACCATCAAGACCCCCGGCGGCACCGACGGCGCGACCACGCTCGCCGGATGGGCCAAGCGGGGCTACCTCCCGGAGAGCGCCAACGGCACCGACCTGACCGGCTCGGTCGCCGAATTCACCAAGGGCAAGGGCCTGTTCCTGTTCGACGGCAGCTGGGACGCCCAGAAGATCGACAAGGCGGCGCCCGGGAAGACCGGCTTCCTGACCTTCCCCGGCGCCGACGGCAAGGCCACCGGGATCGGCACCTCGGTCGCCTACGCCATCCCCGCCAAGGCCAAGAACCCCGACCTGGCAGCCGCGTTCCTCGACTTCATGAACACCCCCGAGGCCGCGCAGATCCAGTTCGACACCGGCTTCCTCCCCGTCGCCCACGCCGACACGGTCAAGGGCGCCGAGGGCGGAGTGATGAACGAGGTCGCCAAGGGCTGGGCCGCCGTCAACAAGGACAACGGCCTGGTGAACTTCTTCGCCAACACCGACGCCACCATGGGCGACACGCTCACCTCCCAGAGCCAGCAGCTGATCGGCGGGAAGATCGGACCCGAGCAGTACCTCGACGCCCTGCAGAACGACTGGACCAAGGGCCACCAGTGA
- a CDS encoding sugar ABC transporter permease, producing the protein MTSTSFPPQPGTAHRATPPPAAHDGRSGRAGADGTARTLRVGPRRPGRQRTAYLYLAPALLLYTCFVALPWLHTMWLSLFTWDGVTAGSWAGLGNYHQVLTDPLLRSSILHALGFVVFYSVLPIALGLLLAAVIGGRGGRRYPVSRTVLFLPQIVPLVAVGVTWKWMYSADGMVNQVLRAVGLGSITRAWLGDFTWAYVAVGLIGTWVMLGLCLIIFQTGIQKIDPSLYEAARLDGAGPVREFLAVTLPGLRPEIGVAATLTMISALASFDVVYVTTGGGPGDSTIVPGVLIYRLAFTNGEVGAACALAVVLSALIALAVAAVGRLTREKS; encoded by the coding sequence GTGACCAGTACCTCCTTCCCGCCGCAGCCGGGCACCGCACACCGGGCCACCCCGCCCCCGGCGGCGCACGACGGGCGAAGCGGCCGGGCCGGAGCCGACGGGACGGCGCGCACCCTGCGCGTCGGCCCCCGCCGTCCTGGCCGCCAGCGCACCGCCTACCTCTACCTGGCACCGGCCCTGCTGCTCTACACCTGCTTCGTCGCGCTGCCCTGGCTGCACACCATGTGGCTGTCCCTGTTCACCTGGGACGGCGTCACCGCCGGCAGCTGGGCCGGACTCGGCAACTACCACCAGGTGCTGACCGACCCCCTGCTGCGCTCCTCGATCCTGCACGCGCTCGGCTTCGTCGTCTTCTACTCGGTGCTGCCGATCGCGCTGGGCCTGCTGCTCGCCGCCGTCATCGGCGGCCGCGGCGGACGCCGCTACCCGGTCAGCCGCACCGTGCTCTTCCTTCCGCAGATCGTCCCGCTGGTCGCCGTCGGCGTCACCTGGAAGTGGATGTACTCCGCCGACGGCATGGTCAACCAGGTCCTGCGGGCGGTCGGTCTCGGCTCGATCACCCGCGCCTGGCTCGGCGACTTCACCTGGGCGTACGTCGCGGTCGGCCTGATCGGCACCTGGGTGATGCTCGGCCTGTGCCTGATCATCTTCCAGACCGGCATCCAGAAGATCGACCCCAGCCTCTACGAGGCCGCCAGGCTCGACGGCGCCGGGCCCGTCCGTGAATTCCTCGCCGTCACCCTGCCGGGGCTGCGCCCCGAGATCGGCGTCGCCGCGACCCTGACCATGATCTCCGCGCTCGCCAGCTTCGACGTCGTCTACGTCACCACCGGCGGAGGGCCGGGCGACTCCACCATCGTCCCCGGCGTGCTGATCTACCGGCTCGCCTTCACCAACGGCGAGGTCGGCGCCGCCTGTGCGCTGGCCGTGGTGCTCAGCGCCCTGATCGCCCTGGCCGTCGCCGCCGTCGGCCGGCTCACCCGGGAGAAGTCGTGA
- a CDS encoding RDD family protein, with protein MSTSDPAGFDKDPYAQQPPYAGQPQPGTPYGTPQPGPEAGAPIPGAPQLAPLADRLVARLIDAAVLLIPTLLLAVILGTSFLYYALAALVAFGYEAAMLLTQGGQTVGKKVMKLRIVDVAQGGRPADNAYLIRAAVYGLPNAVYCVGSLFTLVNVLSPLWDKPLQQALHDKAASTVVVKES; from the coding sequence ATGAGCACCAGCGATCCCGCAGGATTCGACAAGGACCCCTACGCCCAGCAGCCGCCGTACGCCGGGCAGCCGCAGCCCGGCACGCCCTACGGGACGCCGCAGCCCGGCCCGGAGGCCGGCGCACCGATACCCGGAGCACCACAACTCGCCCCGCTGGCCGACCGGCTGGTGGCCCGGCTGATCGACGCAGCCGTGCTGCTGATCCCCACCCTGCTGCTCGCCGTGATCCTCGGGACGTCGTTCCTGTACTACGCGCTGGCGGCACTGGTCGCCTTCGGCTACGAGGCGGCCATGCTGCTGACCCAGGGCGGGCAGACCGTCGGCAAGAAGGTCATGAAGCTGCGCATCGTCGACGTCGCCCAGGGCGGACGGCCCGCCGACAACGCCTACCTGATCCGCGCCGCCGTGTACGGCCTCCCCAATGCCGTCTACTGCGTCGGCTCGCTCTTCACCCTCGTCAACGTCCTGTCGCCGCTGTGGGACAAGCCGCTCCAGCAGGCCCTGCACGACAAGGCCGCCTCCACCGTGGTCGTCAAGGAGTCCTGA
- a CDS encoding ABC transporter substrate-binding protein — protein sequence MSLAGLNPAPRYVLALTVVAACAGPDQLPLGPEPTRLTVITSENVGTTRVLAAAFHAKHLDVEIDVQYTPQDSYDAGLDRKLGSADAPDLALLNRIGTSPRLLRPLDDYAKQYGWDAVCPSSELDQWRTDSSGKQLGVGPLWAAPAGFSMTGVYYNKQIAARLGIRPPTTRAEFDAALAKAKSAGELPVQLGNLQGHSSFIVQSIVNAVDGPARASDWVNGKKGATLHTPGGIAAATALSDWAKKGYLPADANSRDLPAAVADFGSGKGLFLFGGSWDAQPIDKGLHGKVGFLPFRGDDGKATGIGTSVAYAIPVRSRHPDAAAAFLDYLNSPEAAQIEFNAGFLPVAHADRVTTDPGNVMADIARAWTEVNKDNGLVNFFNNTTATMNDTLTTRTQQLIAGETTPAALLDALRADWQQTH from the coding sequence ATGAGTCTCGCCGGCCTGAACCCGGCCCCCCGCTACGTCCTCGCCCTCACCGTCGTCGCCGCATGCGCCGGGCCCGATCAGCTGCCCCTCGGCCCCGAGCCCACCCGACTGACCGTCATCACCTCCGAGAACGTCGGAACCACCCGCGTCCTCGCCGCCGCCTTCCACGCCAAGCACCTCGATGTCGAGATCGACGTCCAGTACACGCCCCAGGACAGCTACGACGCCGGCCTCGACCGGAAACTCGGCTCCGCCGACGCGCCCGACCTCGCCCTGCTCAACAGGATCGGCACCAGCCCCCGCCTGCTCCGTCCGCTGGACGACTACGCCAAGCAGTACGGCTGGGACGCCGTCTGTCCCTCCAGCGAGCTCGACCAGTGGCGGACCGACAGCAGCGGCAAGCAGTTGGGGGTCGGTCCGCTGTGGGCCGCGCCGGCGGGCTTCTCCATGACCGGCGTCTACTACAACAAGCAGATCGCGGCCCGCCTCGGCATCAGGCCCCCGACGACCCGGGCCGAGTTCGACGCCGCGCTGGCCAAGGCCAAGTCGGCAGGCGAACTGCCCGTCCAGCTCGGCAACCTCCAAGGACACTCGTCCTTCATCGTCCAGTCGATCGTCAACGCCGTCGACGGTCCCGCCCGCGCGAGCGACTGGGTCAACGGCAAGAAGGGCGCGACCCTCCACACGCCCGGCGGAATCGCAGCGGCGACGGCCCTCTCCGACTGGGCGAAGAAGGGCTACCTCCCGGCCGACGCGAACTCCCGCGACCTGCCGGCTGCGGTGGCCGACTTCGGCTCCGGCAAGGGCCTCTTCCTCTTCGGCGGCTCCTGGGACGCCCAGCCGATCGACAAGGGCCTGCACGGGAAGGTCGGATTCCTGCCCTTCCGCGGGGACGACGGGAAGGCCACCGGCATCGGCACCTCCGTCGCCTACGCGATCCCGGTCCGCTCCCGGCACCCGGATGCCGCCGCGGCCTTCCTGGACTACCTCAACAGCCCGGAGGCCGCCCAGATCGAGTTCAACGCCGGCTTCCTGCCGGTCGCCCACGCCGACCGGGTCACCACCGACCCCGGCAACGTCATGGCGGACATCGCCAGGGCCTGGACCGAGGTCAACAAGGACAACGGGCTGGTCAACTTCTTCAACAACACCACCGCCACCATGAACGACACGCTCACCACCCGGACCCAGCAGCTGATCGCGGGGGAGACCACCCCGGCCGCCCTCCTGGACGCACTGCGTGCCGACTGGCAGCAGACCCACTGA
- a CDS encoding Gfo/Idh/MocA family oxidoreductase: MTHALMHPQPPVGTPGRLLRLILVGAGGRGSTYAAYAAGTGRAEIVAVAEPDTGRAAAALSRHPGATHHPTWQALAEHPPEADAVLITTQDADHVEPALRFAELGYHILLEKPMATSEDDVRRITDAVRKAGVMLAVCHVLRYTPYTRGVKDIVDSGRLGDVISVEHLEPVGWWHQAHSYVRGNWRREDRATPMLLAKSSHDLDWLSYIVGSPVTKVSSFGALTHFRPENRPAGATDNCLDCPIEPTCPYSAPRLYLGCLGDPDRERWPLGAVTGARTPEGVTQALREGPYGRCVYACDNDVVDHQVVNLEYASGATASFTMTAFTPFTHRKTRIFGTRGSLDGDGVSATVTDFVTGHEETLVLGVDGPDAGSGHGGGDERLVDAFLDALTTGDATLILSDPATSLESHLVAWAAERSRRQDTVEDLTS, encoded by the coding sequence ATGACGCACGCCCTCATGCACCCCCAGCCCCCCGTCGGGACACCAGGCCGACTGCTGCGGCTGATCCTGGTCGGCGCCGGCGGACGCGGCTCGACCTACGCCGCCTACGCCGCCGGCACCGGCCGCGCCGAGATCGTGGCCGTCGCCGAACCCGACACCGGCCGGGCCGCCGCCGCTCTCTCCCGACACCCCGGCGCCACCCACCACCCGACCTGGCAGGCACTCGCCGAGCACCCGCCCGAGGCCGACGCCGTGCTCATCACCACCCAGGACGCCGACCACGTCGAACCCGCCCTGCGCTTCGCCGAACTCGGCTACCACATCCTGCTGGAGAAGCCGATGGCCACCAGCGAGGACGACGTCCGCCGGATCACCGACGCCGTCCGCAAGGCCGGCGTGATGCTCGCCGTCTGCCACGTGCTCCGCTACACCCCCTACACCCGGGGCGTGAAGGACATCGTCGACTCCGGCCGGCTCGGCGACGTCATCAGCGTCGAGCACCTGGAACCCGTCGGCTGGTGGCACCAGGCCCACTCCTACGTCCGCGGCAACTGGCGGCGCGAGGACCGGGCCACCCCGATGCTGCTCGCCAAGTCCTCCCACGACCTGGACTGGCTCTCCTACATCGTCGGCTCCCCGGTCACCAAGGTCTCCTCCTTCGGCGCGCTCACCCACTTCCGCCCCGAGAACCGCCCCGCCGGCGCCACCGACAACTGCCTGGACTGCCCCATCGAGCCCACCTGCCCCTACTCCGCGCCCCGCCTCTACCTCGGCTGCCTCGGAGACCCGGACCGGGAACGCTGGCCGCTCGGCGCCGTCACCGGCGCCCGCACCCCCGAAGGAGTCACCCAGGCCCTTCGCGAAGGCCCGTACGGGCGCTGCGTCTACGCGTGCGACAACGACGTGGTCGACCACCAGGTCGTCAACCTCGAATACGCCAGCGGCGCCACGGCCTCGTTCACGATGACCGCCTTCACGCCGTTCACCCACCGCAAGACCCGGATCTTCGGCACCCGCGGATCCCTGGACGGCGACGGCGTCAGCGCCACCGTGACCGACTTCGTCACCGGCCATGAGGAGACCCTCGTCCTCGGCGTCGACGGCCCCGACGCCGGCAGCGGCCACGGCGGCGGCGACGAGCGCCTCGTCGACGCCTTCCTCGACGCCCTCACCACCGGCGACGCGACGCTGATCCTCTCCGACCCCGCCACCAGCCTGGAGAGCCACCTCGTCGCCTGGGCCGCAGAACGCTCCCGGCGCCAGGACACCGTCGAAGACCTGACCTCCTGA
- a CDS encoding glycoside hydrolase family 16 protein gives MAPRTAPNPPTRTGRSLLRIGALCAALSTALALPATTAQAADTPPNPTTKSGYTLDFDEEFDGTTLNSAKWLDSYLPHWTSTPANAKARYTVANGVLTERLDADTPAWNAQYDGTVKISSIQSYEKDWWHRFNSSMPNDHHEPDFNGYSTKYGYFEIRAKNSDVGGGGHQAMWLVGTDDTTSANANSEIDMIETFFSKPNNWRIAAYGWSDPNFLSSWYLSDAAVPSGSPTTEYHVYGMDWTPTQLNFYYDNQLYKTINDAPNSPMGMILGLYTDAGSGVHNDTWPKTWNVDYIRVFKNNAGYSEGYQRIKNHQTGQYLNIENKTGNVQYSTIAATAWSSQWTKETTGDGYIRYRNRWTGEYMNTTTADAVVHYGSLPATDTRSQWTEEAVGGYKRLKNRSTGTYAHTENLTGNLQHGAAPSTWWTSQWTFEPGQ, from the coding sequence ATGGCACCACGCACCGCCCCCAACCCGCCCACCCGCACCGGCCGCAGCCTGCTGCGCATCGGCGCCCTGTGCGCCGCGCTCAGCACGGCCCTGGCCCTGCCGGCCACCACCGCGCAGGCCGCCGACACCCCGCCGAACCCGACCACCAAGTCCGGCTACACCCTGGACTTCGACGAGGAGTTCGACGGCACCACGCTCAACTCCGCCAAGTGGCTGGACTCCTACCTGCCGCACTGGACCTCCACCCCGGCCAACGCCAAGGCCCGCTACACCGTCGCCAACGGTGTCCTCACCGAGCGCCTGGACGCCGACACCCCGGCCTGGAACGCCCAGTACGACGGCACGGTGAAGATCTCCAGCATCCAGTCCTACGAGAAGGACTGGTGGCACCGATTCAACTCCTCGATGCCCAACGACCACCACGAGCCGGACTTCAACGGCTACTCCACCAAGTACGGCTACTTCGAGATCCGGGCGAAGAACTCCGACGTCGGCGGCGGCGGCCACCAGGCCATGTGGCTCGTCGGCACCGACGACACCACCAGCGCCAACGCCAACTCCGAGATCGACATGATCGAGACGTTCTTCTCCAAGCCGAACAACTGGCGCATCGCCGCCTACGGCTGGAGCGACCCCAACTTCCTGTCCAGCTGGTACCTGTCCGATGCGGCCGTGCCCAGCGGCAGCCCCACCACCGAGTACCACGTCTACGGCATGGACTGGACCCCCACCCAGCTCAACTTCTACTACGACAACCAGCTCTACAAGACCATCAACGACGCGCCGAACTCGCCCATGGGCATGATCCTCGGCCTCTACACCGACGCCGGATCCGGCGTCCACAACGACACCTGGCCCAAGACCTGGAACGTCGACTACATCCGGGTCTTCAAGAACAACGCCGGCTACTCCGAGGGCTACCAGCGGATCAAGAACCACCAGACCGGCCAGTACCTCAACATCGAGAACAAGACCGGAAACGTCCAGTACAGCACCATCGCGGCCACCGCCTGGAGCTCCCAGTGGACGAAGGAGACCACCGGCGACGGCTACATCCGCTACCGCAACCGCTGGACCGGCGAGTACATGAACACCACCACCGCCGACGCCGTGGTCCACTACGGCAGCCTCCCCGCCACCGACACCAGGAGCCAGTGGACCGAAGAAGCCGTCGGCGGCTACAAGCGGCTGAAGAACCGCTCCACCGGCACCTACGCCCACACCGAGAACCTCACCGGCAACCTCCAGCACGGGGCCGCCCCCAGCACCTGGTGGACCAGCCAGTGGACCTTCGAACCCGGCCAGTGA
- a CDS encoding ion transporter, protein MTQLTVPASGRRILATRCRAVCEAPVFGFAVLLVILANAVLLGVDTYSGVAAEYHEVLKRSEDLCVTAFTVEMALRLGAHADRPKAFFRDPWNVFDLVVVSSAFVPFLRENTTLLRLLRLARVLRTARFMPQLRILLVAVGRSLPGTVSFLFVGALILYVYAMVGWICFAARDPEHYGSLGRAGLTLFLLMMMDGLGDAVHAGLAISPLSILFYASFVLLASFVLVNVLIGVVLNALEEARELERTEAREAQAGPPPPVDADQGLRRRIVAMREALDELEARLDHEGAGARPPLTGARG, encoded by the coding sequence ATGACTCAGTTGACGGTACCGGCGTCCGGCCGGCGGATCCTCGCCACCCGCTGCAGGGCGGTGTGCGAGGCCCCGGTGTTCGGGTTCGCCGTCCTGCTGGTGATCCTGGCGAACGCCGTGCTGCTGGGGGTGGACACCTACAGCGGTGTCGCCGCGGAGTACCACGAGGTGCTGAAGCGTTCCGAGGATCTCTGCGTGACCGCCTTCACGGTGGAGATGGCCCTGCGCCTGGGTGCGCACGCGGACCGGCCGAAAGCTTTCTTCCGGGACCCCTGGAACGTCTTCGACCTGGTGGTGGTCTCCTCCGCCTTCGTGCCGTTCCTGCGCGAGAACACCACGCTGCTCCGGCTGCTGCGGCTGGCCCGAGTGCTGCGGACCGCCCGGTTCATGCCGCAGCTGCGGATCCTGCTGGTCGCGGTCGGCCGCAGCCTGCCGGGAACGGTGAGCTTCCTGTTCGTGGGGGCGCTGATCCTCTACGTGTACGCCATGGTGGGCTGGATCTGCTTCGCCGCACGCGATCCCGAACACTACGGCTCGCTCGGCCGGGCCGGTCTGACGCTGTTTCTGCTGATGATGATGGACGGGCTCGGGGACGCCGTCCACGCGGGGCTGGCGATCTCGCCCCTGAGCATCCTCTTCTACGCCTCGTTCGTCCTGCTGGCCTCGTTCGTGCTGGTCAACGTCCTGATCGGGGTGGTGCTCAACGCACTGGAGGAGGCCCGGGAGCTGGAGCGGACGGAGGCGCGGGAGGCCCAGGCCGGCCCGCCCCCGCCGGTGGACGCCGACCAGGGGCTTCGGCGGCGGATCGTGGCGATGCGCGAGGCCCTGGACGAGTTGGAGGCCCGCCTCGACCACGAGGGGGCCGGGGCGCGGCCGCCCCTGACCGGAGCCCGCGGCTGA
- a CDS encoding ROK family transcriptional regulator, translating into MNSPALTGGDPALLRRLNTEAVLRVLRNAEPMTLTRIGHGASLSRQTVDAVIAELAEDGWIEEVAPERGIGRPARRYRFRAEAGHVLGIDVGVTGLRLVLTDLDGTVVAADQRAVAENLGGAARLEAVRAGAHDFLTPHRDIRLRALCLGIPGIVDARGTVRLSTPLPEWSGLDLTGAASGWFDCPAYAENDANLATLAEHWLGAARHVGDFIHVIAGHRTGAGMMLGGRLHRGRGGAAGEIGALAVLGWESDSMNDVREAEDSARLFADAQAGDAGAAGAVDRFARTLAQGIAAMVLTVNPDLVVIGGGLSQAGEAMVGPIRAHLDQLCLDPPQVDASALGTEAVALGAARLALDHLNDDLFGGAASAPGAPARTGGAGRPLNRGAFEPPARRLPSS; encoded by the coding sequence GTGAACAGCCCAGCTCTGACCGGCGGCGATCCCGCCCTGCTGCGCCGCCTGAACACCGAGGCGGTCCTGCGGGTGCTCCGCAACGCCGAGCCGATGACCCTGACCCGGATCGGGCACGGGGCGTCGCTCTCGCGCCAGACCGTCGACGCGGTGATCGCCGAACTGGCCGAGGACGGGTGGATCGAGGAGGTCGCCCCGGAGCGCGGCATCGGGCGCCCCGCCCGGCGCTACCGCTTCCGCGCGGAGGCCGGACACGTGCTCGGCATCGACGTCGGGGTCACCGGCCTGCGCCTGGTCCTCACCGACCTCGACGGCACGGTCGTCGCCGCGGACCAACGCGCCGTCGCCGAGAACCTCGGCGGAGCCGCCCGGCTGGAGGCCGTACGGGCCGGCGCCCACGACTTCCTGACCCCCCATCGGGACATCCGCCTGCGCGCGCTGTGCCTGGGGATCCCCGGCATCGTCGACGCCCGCGGCACCGTCCGGCTGTCCACCCCCCTGCCGGAGTGGAGCGGCCTCGACCTGACGGGGGCGGCGAGCGGCTGGTTCGACTGCCCGGCGTACGCGGAGAACGACGCCAACCTCGCCACGCTCGCCGAGCACTGGCTCGGCGCCGCCCGCCACGTCGGCGACTTCATCCACGTCATCGCCGGACACCGCACCGGTGCGGGGATGATGCTCGGCGGCCGGCTGCACCGCGGACGCGGCGGCGCCGCCGGCGAGATCGGCGCGCTGGCCGTGCTCGGCTGGGAGAGCGACAGCATGAACGACGTCCGCGAGGCCGAGGACAGTGCCCGGCTGTTCGCCGACGCCCAGGCCGGCGACGCCGGGGCGGCGGGCGCCGTCGACCGGTTCGCCCGCACCCTGGCCCAGGGCATCGCCGCCATGGTGCTGACGGTCAACCCCGACCTGGTGGTGATCGGCGGCGGCCTCTCGCAGGCCGGCGAGGCCATGGTCGGCCCGATCCGCGCCCACCTCGACCAGCTCTGCCTCGACCCGCCGCAGGTCGACGCCTCCGCCCTCGGCACCGAGGCTGTCGCCCTCGGCGCCGCCCGGCTGGCCCTCGACCACCTCAACGACGACCTCTTCGGCGGCGCCGCCTCCGCACCGGGCGCCCCCGCCCGTACCGGCGGGGCCGGTCGCCCGCTCAACCGCGGCGCCTTCGAACCCCCGGCCCGGCGGCTGCCGTCGTCCTGA
- a CDS encoding carbohydrate ABC transporter permease yields the protein MTTPTRAPRGLAGRAIMTAFALAVILPFLGIALAALHPPGSIVDGLSWPDHPSLSSFARAWSDAGFGQLLRNSAVIVGGVVPLALVCASLAGYAFATMAFRGRTLLFGFLMLGLALPYEAAVVPLYYDLRALGLIDTPIALILALVGLFMPFGAFWMREQFLALPKEMVEAAAVDGAGSWTVLWRVLLPCSRPALTTLGLLYFVWAWNQFLLALILIQTPSERTAPAGLGFFVGAYTIDVPLLSAATLIVVAPVVAVYLFFQRHFIAGMLSGAVKG from the coding sequence GTGACCACACCCACCCGCGCGCCCCGCGGCCTCGCCGGCCGGGCGATCATGACCGCCTTCGCCCTCGCCGTGATCCTCCCCTTCCTCGGCATCGCGCTGGCCGCCCTGCACCCGCCCGGCTCGATCGTCGACGGCCTCTCCTGGCCCGACCACCCCAGCCTGTCCAGCTTCGCGCGGGCCTGGTCGGACGCCGGCTTCGGGCAGCTGCTGCGCAACAGCGCGGTGATCGTCGGCGGCGTGGTCCCGCTCGCCCTGGTCTGCGCCTCGCTCGCCGGCTACGCCTTCGCCACCATGGCCTTCCGCGGCCGCACCCTGCTCTTCGGCTTCCTGATGCTGGGCCTCGCCCTGCCGTACGAGGCCGCGGTGGTGCCGCTCTACTACGACCTGCGGGCCCTCGGGCTGATCGACACCCCGATCGCCCTGATCCTCGCCCTTGTGGGCCTGTTCATGCCCTTCGGCGCCTTCTGGATGCGCGAGCAGTTCCTCGCCCTGCCGAAGGAGATGGTCGAGGCCGCCGCCGTCGACGGCGCCGGCAGCTGGACGGTCCTCTGGCGGGTGCTGCTGCCCTGCTCGCGGCCCGCGCTGACCACCCTGGGCCTGCTCTACTTCGTCTGGGCGTGGAACCAGTTCCTGCTGGCCCTGATCCTCATCCAGACCCCGAGCGAGCGCACCGCCCCGGCCGGCCTCGGCTTCTTCGTCGGCGCCTACACCATCGACGTGCCGCTGCTGTCCGCCGCGACGCTGATCGTCGTCGCCCCGGTCGTCGCCGTCTACCTCTTCTTCCAGCGGCACTTCATCGCCGGGATGCTCTCCGGCGCCGTCAAGGGCTGA